One stretch of Nicotiana tabacum cultivar K326 chromosome 18, ASM71507v2, whole genome shotgun sequence DNA includes these proteins:
- the LOC142173026 gene encoding uncharacterized protein LOC142173026: MEYLSRTFKCMSELPDFNFYPMCKQLELTHLIFDDDLMMFCKGERNSVNRIMKTLTHFSSTSGLVASMEKSNLFLVGVEDSTKEQLLMVTGFSQGTFPISFWGLIFILPYNILKEVDQKCRDFLWGGFEEQRKVSLIAWDKICRPKKCGDLNIKAYKEWNKAYVGKLRWQVIEKKDTLWVKWVYREGLYEEGD; this comes from the exons ATGGAATACCTTTCTAGAACATTTAAGTGTATGAGTGAATTGCCTGACTTCAATTTTTACCCTATGTGCAAGCAGTTGGAGTTAACTCATCTTATATTTGATGATGACCTTATGATGTTTTGCAAAGGAGAACGGAACTCTGTAAATAGAATCATGAAAACTCTGACTCACTTTAGTTCTACTTCAGGACTTGTGGCGAGTATGGAGAAGTCGAACTTATTTCTTGTTGGTGTAGAAGACTCCACAAAGGAGCAGCTCTTGATGGTTACAGGTTTCTCTCAAGGTACCTTCCCAATAAG TTTCTGGGGTTTAATATTCATTCTGCCATATAACATATTGAAAGAGGTTGACCAAAAGTGCAGGGACTTCCTATGGGGTGGTTTTGAAGAACAGAGGAAAGTTTCCCTGATTGCGTGGGATAAAATTTGTAGACCAAAGAAATGTGGAGACCTAAATATCAAAGCATATAAAGAATGGAACAAGGCTTATGTTGGGAAACTTCGATGGCAGGTGATTGAGAAGAAAGATACTCTATGGGTTAAATGGGTGTATAGGGAGGGTTTATATGAAGAAGGAGACTAA